A section of the Irregularibacter muris genome encodes:
- a CDS encoding AtuA-related protein — MKKVYLNELVHGRSGDKGNISNVCIFARNPEDYQLLKEKVTVEKVKEHFGDMVKGDVIRYEVDSLKGMNFVMYEALGGGATLSLRLDSLGKSMASALMRMKIEWEGK; from the coding sequence ATGAAAAAGGTTTATCTGAATGAATTGGTCCATGGTAGATCAGGGGATAAAGGAAATATAAGCAATGTATGTATCTTTGCAAGAAATCCCGAAGACTACCAACTTCTTAAAGAAAAGGTTACCGTGGAAAAGGTCAAAGAACATTTTGGAGATATGGTAAAAGGAGATGTCATTAGATACGAGGTGGACTCACTAAAGGGAATGAATTTTGTCATGTATGAAGCCTTAGGAGGTGGAGCAACCTTATCTCTGAGGTTAGACAGTCTTGGAAAGTCAATGGCATCTGCACTGATGAGAATGAAAATAGAATGGGAGGGGAAATAG
- a CDS encoding sigma-54 interaction domain-containing protein, whose product MKLSEIMKEKTSKSFDLTLNSGMYIQEISKEEINLCSQESIGIVKDSGEIIGEINTEQLKFIKSNYDKWNTSMILNNIEEAVIALDKTGRIFYANKMYSVILGVPRAKVLGKFIQEIEADASIINVLKTGKPLFRNNQRIKSVDKYVSVKIYPFYEEGEISGAYSIFNDITEIQNLNREVTRINNVADEYSRQNRAHQELRKLNVIGEDRHYLDLISKAMVAAPTDVSVLIRGENGVGKEIFAKLIHKNSLRKDKPLISVNCAAIPENLIESELFGYEEGAFTGASKKGKVGKFKLADGGTLFLDEIGDMPLILQSKLLRVLQEGEIEPIGGKKSIKVDVRIIAATNQPLEKMIEKRQFRQDLYYRLNAITFFVPALHDRGNDVILLANFFLNKFNEEYAKDLVLSREVYELFLDYQWPGNVRELINCLKFSVILCSRNRITMEDLPPNIRNYKQIDNPNMHGKTSSQEISEMNLKERLKQYEKQIILDTLKICDGNKQKTTERLGISKRTLYRKLEE is encoded by the coding sequence ATGAAACTTTCTGAAATTATGAAGGAGAAGACAAGTAAAAGTTTTGATTTGACCTTGAATTCAGGCATGTATATACAAGAAATAAGCAAAGAGGAGATAAACCTTTGTTCCCAGGAAAGTATTGGCATAGTAAAGGATAGCGGGGAAATCATTGGAGAGATAAACACAGAACAGCTAAAGTTCATCAAATCAAATTATGATAAATGGAATACTTCTATGATTCTGAATAATATTGAAGAGGCTGTAATTGCTCTTGATAAGACAGGAAGAATTTTTTATGCCAATAAGATGTATTCAGTAATACTGGGAGTGCCAAGAGCAAAGGTGTTGGGAAAATTTATACAGGAGATTGAAGCCGATGCAAGTATAATAAATGTTCTCAAAACGGGGAAGCCCCTATTCAGGAACAATCAGAGAATAAAATCTGTAGATAAGTATGTTTCTGTAAAGATTTATCCCTTTTATGAGGAGGGGGAAATAAGCGGAGCTTACTCTATATTTAATGACATAACGGAAATACAAAACTTGAATCGTGAAGTAACAAGAATAAATAACGTGGCGGATGAATATTCAAGACAAAATAGAGCCCATCAAGAATTAAGAAAACTAAATGTTATTGGAGAAGACAGACACTATTTAGATCTCATTTCAAAAGCAATGGTGGCGGCACCCACAGATGTATCTGTACTGATTAGGGGAGAGAATGGAGTAGGAAAAGAAATCTTTGCTAAGCTAATACATAAGAATAGTCTAAGAAAAGATAAGCCTTTAATCAGTGTAAACTGTGCTGCAATACCTGAAAATCTCATAGAAAGTGAACTCTTCGGGTACGAAGAGGGAGCATTTACTGGAGCATCTAAAAAGGGAAAAGTAGGCAAGTTCAAACTGGCAGATGGAGGGACACTTTTTCTTGATGAAATAGGAGATATGCCCCTGATATTGCAGTCAAAACTATTAAGAGTTCTTCAGGAAGGGGAAATTGAACCAATAGGCGGAAAGAAATCTATAAAAGTGGATGTAAGAATAATCGCTGCCACAAATCAGCCCTTAGAGAAGATGATAGAGAAAAGACAATTTAGACAGGATCTTTACTACCGATTGAATGCCATCACCTTTTTTGTGCCTGCACTTCACGATAGAGGAAATGATGTAATCCTTCTTGCAAATTTCTTTCTTAATAAATTCAACGAAGAATATGCAAAAGACCTGGTTTTATCCAGGGAAGTATATGAACTTTTCCTAGACTATCAATGGCCAGGAAACGTTCGAGAACTCATCAATTGCTTGAAGTTTTCAGTTATTCTATGTAGTAGAAATAGGATTACTATGGAAGACCTTCCACCAAATATCCGAAACTATAAGCAAATAGATAATCCTAATATGCATGGGAAAACTTCATCCCAAGAAATCTCAGAGATGAACCTAAAGGAAAGACTGAAGCAGTATGAGAAACAAATTATTCTGGATACTCTAAAAATATGTGATGGAAATAAGCAGAAAACCACTGAAAGATTAGGAATAAGTAAAAGAACTCTATATCGTAAACTGGAAGAGTGA
- a CDS encoding acyclic terpene utilization AtuA family protein — MEKTVKIGGGQGFWGDSPDAAIEMVHSQELDYLAFDFLAELTMSIMQRQKLKNPKVGYARDFINIMEQIVETAYKKKTRVVTNAGGTNIKAAVEALEKVVKKKEIKGYKIGYVLGDDIMDQLPKLMEQGIPFINTDNGRKLEEIKDKILNVNVYHGHEPIEECLEKGADVVITGRSSDSALFMAPLKYAFGWEKDDYDNLARGIMVGHLLECGGQASGGNFDYDWRSVPQMDILGFPIAEVTKDSIVITKSQATGGLITEQTLKEQILYEVHDPANYIVPDVNVDISEVTLKEVGKNRVRVDHIKGKERPDQLKLCVGYHDGYKVETFLSFAWPDAYEKAKYAADILMKKMKRKNLVYKDMRIDYIGLNALHLDVANMREEHVKNVNEVILRIAIHTESKEEAQKIVPEVAPLQLNGPPGSSFFGGRAKVREVIGLWPTFIPRDAVKLESHILEVE; from the coding sequence ATGGAAAAGACAGTAAAAATTGGAGGAGGTCAAGGATTTTGGGGAGATAGTCCCGATGCTGCCATTGAAATGGTTCATTCACAAGAGCTTGATTATTTGGCTTTTGATTTCCTTGCTGAACTAACAATGTCCATAATGCAGAGGCAAAAGTTAAAAAACCCCAAGGTCGGTTATGCAAGAGATTTTATTAATATCATGGAACAAATTGTAGAAACAGCCTATAAGAAAAAGACGAGAGTTGTTACCAATGCCGGAGGGACCAATATCAAAGCAGCAGTAGAAGCTTTAGAAAAAGTGGTGAAGAAAAAGGAAATAAAGGGATATAAGATAGGATATGTCTTGGGGGACGATATTATGGATCAGCTCCCAAAACTCATGGAACAGGGAATACCCTTTATCAACACGGATAATGGAAGAAAGCTTGAAGAGATAAAGGATAAGATTCTTAATGTTAATGTATACCACGGACATGAACCTATAGAAGAATGTCTTGAAAAGGGGGCAGATGTAGTCATAACAGGAAGATCCTCGGATTCAGCGCTGTTTATGGCACCACTGAAATATGCATTTGGATGGGAAAAAGATGATTATGATAATCTTGCCAGAGGAATCATGGTGGGACATCTACTAGAATGCGGAGGGCAGGCCTCTGGAGGTAACTTTGATTATGATTGGAGAAGTGTCCCCCAAATGGACATACTCGGATTTCCCATTGCTGAAGTGACAAAAGACTCCATTGTCATAACCAAATCCCAGGCAACAGGAGGATTAATTACAGAACAGACACTTAAAGAGCAAATTCTATATGAAGTACATGATCCTGCCAACTATATTGTACCAGATGTCAATGTAGATATAAGCGAAGTTACACTTAAAGAAGTCGGAAAGAATAGGGTACGGGTTGACCATATTAAAGGAAAAGAAAGACCAGATCAGTTGAAGCTATGTGTTGGATATCATGATGGGTACAAGGTGGAAACATTTCTTTCCTTTGCCTGGCCGGATGCCTATGAAAAAGCAAAATATGCAGCGGATATCTTAATGAAGAAGATGAAGAGAAAGAATCTTGTATATAAGGATATGAGGATTGACTATATAGGTTTAAATGCACTTCATCTTGATGTAGCTAATATGAGGGAAGAACATGTCAAGAATGTCAACGAGGTAATTCTTAGAATAGCTATTCATACAGAAAGCAAAGAAGAGGCCCAGAAGATAGTGCCAGAAGTGGCGCCATTGCAGCTAAACGGTCCTCCAGGTTCAAGCTTCTTTGGAGGAAGAGCTAAGGTTCGTGAAGTCATAGGACTATGGCCAACCTTTATACCAAGGGATGCAGTTAAACTTGAATCACATATTCTGGAGGTGGAATGA